In one Apium graveolens cultivar Ventura unplaced genomic scaffold, ASM990537v1 ctg1043, whole genome shotgun sequence genomic region, the following are encoded:
- the LOC141699685 gene encoding uncharacterized protein LOC141699685: MMFKDQIGRTMEVYVDDMLVKSEVASDHIKHLMEMFNILRRFRMKLNPQKCVFGMESGKFLGFIVNHRGIEANLAKIKALMDMKAPTNVKQVQSLTGRIAALNRFVSKLSDRCKEFFKAIKLAGAVLVREEDGQQSPVYYVSKWLHDAETRYTSMKKLVLHKPESSGRMLKWAVELGQFDLEYVPRTAIKGQALADFLLKFDSEIDNKALVMLHPPRAEESLEEFPHPWWILHFYTTNNDAEYEALINGLKIALEMGVRNLITRSDSKLVVNQVNGGFKARGPRTELYLRCTQCLIGMLKEVRLECVPREKNSNADALAKMGSQQEAVLLESIPLEIQEIPNIPEIETMRVDEAPKKIWMTPILAYIRKGILPEDKFMARRLRYQAARYVIYDEVLYKRGFNQPLLRCVEEEEGNYILREVHEGICSNHSGVARWQ, from the exons AActatggaagtgtatgtggatgatatgctgGTAAAGTCCGAGGTGGCGAGTGACCACATCAAGCACCTGATGGAGATGTTTAACATTCTAAGGAGGTTTCGTATGAAATTAAATCCGCAAAAATGTGTGTTCGGCATGGAGTCGGGCAAGTTTCTCGGGTTCATTGTCAACcacaggggaattgaggccaacctcGCAAAGATCAAGGCATTAATGGATATGAAGGCACCCACCAATGTGAAACAAGTGCAGAGTTTGACTGGGAGAATCGCCgctttaaatcgatttgtttCCAAGTTGTCCGATAGATGCAAGGAATTTTTCAAGGCGATTAAATTAGCTGG TGCAGTTCTGGTAAGAGAAGAAGATGGGCAGCAATCACCAGTGTACTACGTGAGCAAGTGGTTACACGACGCTGAAACTCGCTACACAAGCATGAAAAAACTG GTCCTGCATAAACCAGAGTCATCAGGCAGAATGCTGAAATGGgctgtggagttgggacagtttgatttggaatatgtACCTCGAACAGCGATAAAAGGGCAAGCCTTAGCCGATTTCTTGTTGAAATTTGATTCTGAAATTGATAATAAAGCTTTGGTAATGCTACATCCACCTCGTGCTGAGGAGTCTTTGGAGGAGTTTCCGCAtccttggtggatcttgcat ttttatacaaccaataatgatgcggagtatgaGGCGCTGATTAATGGCCTAAAAATCGCTTTGGAAATGGGGGTGCGAAACTTAATTACAAGAAGTGACTCAAAGTTGGTAGTGAATCAGGTGAACGGGGGATTTAAAGCGCGAGGCCCACGAacagaattatacttgagatgtACACAGTGCCTGATTGGAATGTTAAAAGAAGTTAGATTGGAATGTGTTCCGCGGGAGAAGAATAGTAATGCGGATGCTCTGGCAAAAATGGGGTCGCAACAAGAGGCTGTGTTGTTAGAATCCATCCCCCTTGAAATCCAGGAGATTCCTAATATCCCAGAGATAGAAACTATGCGAGTGGATGAGGCTCCCAAGAAAATATGGATGACGCCCATTCTAGCTTACATTCGCAAGGGAATACTCCCCGAGGATAAGTTTATGGCTCGCCGACTCCGCTATCAGGCTGCGAGATATGTGATATACGATGAAGTCCTGTACAAGAGAGGGTTCAACCAACCTCTGCTTAGGtgtgttgaagaagaagaaggaaattacatcctAAGAGAGGTACATGAAGGAATCTGTAGCAATCACTCAGGGGTAGCTCGTTGGCAATGA